From the genome of Syngnathus acus chromosome 24, fSynAcu1.2, whole genome shotgun sequence, one region includes:
- the ppp2r5a gene encoding serine/threonine-protein phosphatase 2A 56 kDa regulatory subunit alpha isoform isoform X2, with amino-acid sequence MKMLQASCGWDAPSTEQQELFTQKLQQCCMLFDFLDSVTDLKSKEIKRATLNELVDYVSTNRGVLVESAYPEITTMISTNIFRTLAPSDNPDFDPEEDEPTLEASWPHIQLVYEFLLRFLENPDFQPSIAKRYIDQKFVLQLLELFDSEDPRERDFLKTILHRIYGKFLGLRAFIRKQINNIFLRFIYETEHFNGVAELLEILGSIINGFALPLKAEHKQFLMKVLIPLHTAKGLALFHAQLAYCVVQFLEKDPTLTEPVIRGLLKFWPKTCSQKEVMFLGEIEEILDVIEPTQFKKIQEPLFKQIARCVANPHFQVAERALYFWNNEYILSLIEENIDKVLPIMFCSLYRISKEHWNPTIVALVYNVLKTLMEMNCTLFDELTSSYKSDRQREKKKEQERDELWKKLDELRLSNSTLEQNNSHKLLSVQNNNKNSNNNNQDSQ; translated from the exons ACGCTCCCTCCACTGAGCAGCAGGAACTTTTCACCCAGAAACTCCAGCAGTGCTGCATGCTCTTTGACTTCCTGGACTCTGTGACGGACCTGAAGAGCAAGGAGATCAAGAGGGCCACACTGAATGAGTTGGTGGACTATGTGTCCACCAACAGAGGAGTGCTTGTTGAATCTGCATACCCTGAGATCACCACGATG ATCAGCACAAACATATTCCGTACACTTGCTCCAAGCGACAACCCAGATTTTGACCCGGAGGAGGATGAACCCACTTTAGAAGCTTCATGGCCACATATCCAA CTTGTCTACGAGTTTCTTCTGCGTTTCCTCGAGAATCCGGATTTCCAGCCCAGTATTGCAAAACGCTACATTGATCAGAAGTTTGTACTTCAG CTTCTAGAACTGTTTGACAGCGAGGATCCAAGAGAGAGGGACTTCCTGAAGACCATCCTGCATCGGATTTATGGAAAGTTCCTCGGGTTACGAGCCTTCATCAGGAAGCAGATCAACAACATCTTCTTGCG GTTTATCTATGAGACTGAACATTTCAATGGAGTTGCTGAGCTCTTAGAAATTCTAGGAAG TATCATCAATGGGTTTGCACTGCCTTTGAAAGCAGAACACAAACAGTTCCTGATGAAGGTGCTCATCCCATTACACACAGCAAAGGGACTGGCTCTCTTTCATGCTCAG CTGGCATACTGCGTGGTCCAGTTCCTGGAAAAGGATCCGACACTAACTGAAccg GTTATCCGAGGCTTGCTGAAGTTTTGGCCCAAGACCTGCAGCCAGAAAGAG GTGATGTTCCTGGGTGAGATTGAGGAGATCTTGGATGTCATTGAGCCTACACAGTTCAAGAAAATCCAGGAGCCATTGTTCAAGCAGATTGCCAGATGTGTGGCCAATCCACATTTTCAA GTAGCAGAGCGAGCGCTGTACTTCTGGAATAATGAGTACATTCTCAGCCTCATCGAGGAGAACATCGACAAGGTTCTCCCCATCATGTTCTGTAGCCTGTACAGAATTTCCAAAGAGCACTGGAATCC GACTATCGTAGCTCTGGTCTACAATGTGCTGAAGACACTGATGGAGATGAACTGTACACTCTTTGATGAGTTAACCTCCTCCTATAAATCAGACCGGCAAAG GGAAAAGAAGAAGGAGCAGGAGCGCGATGAGCTGTGGAAGAAGCTGGATGAGCTGAGGCTCAGCAACAGTACACTAGAACAGAACAACAGCCACAAGCTCCTAAGTGTtcagaacaacaacaagaatagcaataataataaccagGATAGCCAATGA
- the opn8c gene encoding opsin 8, group member c — MEEIMCMHVIYIYGVCSFSIFRVATGDVGAEMSVNSTLDNRTNTLFTSKLSAAADICVGLAILAVVLLSVLGNGIVLVICYRRRKKMVGSELLCVNLAVVDFLCCICFYPLSIVSSFHHAWLGEYVTCIYYGLGCYIFGLCGMFTIAAISIIRYLKTCYSLVYAAWLENTNIRLVCCVIWLVATVWSSFPLFGWGEYVPEPYGLSCTIAWRGYHTSAKDAFYVICSFACFTLIPVLVIVMSHCQILYKISRFSYSLSARGIHNSLRRAEKRLSMMFFCISLGFVIAWAPYTIVSFLFIFHKENQYMAPEGFVFPALFAKSSHVYNPFIYFYFNKTFQKELQSFLVYFWPKLGGNRVGAQVTLSHPGPDPIYIQLQERGYICRAFALSRYHTQSKSAKSNNTKHAHAKLVNTCWGSTPKNTANPLKKKSVNNSLVASVTSI; from the exons ATGGAGGAAAtaatgtgcatgcatgtgatatatatatatggggtttGCTCTTTCTCTATTTTTCGTGTAGCGACAGGAGATGTTGGAGCAGAGATGTCCGTTAATTCCACTTTGGATAACAGGACCAACACTTTATTCACCTCCAAGTTGAGCGCCGCTGCTGACATATGCGTGGGACTTGCCATCCTCGCAGTAG TGTTGCTCTCAGTTCTGGGTAACGGCATTGTTCTGGTGATCTGCTACCGGCGCCGGAAGAAGATGGTGGGTTCTGAACTGCTGTGCGTCAACCTGGCCGTGGTGGACTTCCTGTGCTGCATCTGCTTCTACCCGCTCTCCATTGTGTCATCCTTCCACCATGCGTGGCTGGGCGAATATGTCACGTGCATCTACTACGGCCTGGGCTGCTACATCTTTGGCCTGTGCGGCATGTTCACCATCGCCGCCATCAGCATTATACGCTATCTTAAAACGTGCTACAGCTTGGTTTATG CTGCGTGGTTGGAGAACACCAACATTAGGCTGGTGTGCTGTGTCATCTGGCTGGTGGCCACAGTGTGGTCCAGCTTCCCTCTCTTTGGCTGGGGCGAGTATGTCCCAGAGCCCTACGGATTGTCCTGCACCATCGCCTGGCGGGGCTACCACACCTCAGCCAAGGACGCCTTCTATGTCATCTGCTCTTTTGCGTGCTTTACGTTGATTCCTGTCTTGGTCATCGTGATGTCCCATTGCCAGATCTTGTACAAGATATCCCGCTTCTCTTATTCACTGTCGGCGCGAGGCATCCACAACAGCCTGCGGCGTGCTGAGAAACGACTCTCCATG ATGTTTTTCTGCATCAGTCTCGGCTTTGTCATCGCCTGGGCACCGTACACCATCGTGTCCTTCCTCTTCATATTCCACAAGGAGAACCAGTACATGGCTCCTGAGGGCTTTGTTTTCCCCGCCCTCTTTGCCAAAAGTTCCCATGTCTACAACCCGTTTATTTACTTCTACTTCAACAAAACCTTCCAGAAGGAGCTCCAGTCCTTCCTGGTCTATTTCTGGCCCAAATTGGGAGGCAATCGGGTTGGAGCCCAAGTCACTTTGAGCCACCCGGGTCCTGACCCCATCTATATCCAGCTCCAGGAGCGAGGCTACATCTGTCGGGCCTTTGCTTTATCGAGGTatcacacacaaagcaaaagcGCTAAAAGTAACAACACTAAGCACGCCCATGCAAAACTGGTGAACACCTGCTGGGGGTCAACGCCAAAGAACACCGCCAATcccttaaaaaagaaaagtgtcaaCAATTCTTTGGTTGCCTCTGTGAcctctatttaa
- the tagapb gene encoding T cell activation RhoGTPase activating protein b — protein sequence MSSYRLKHRVILEDIWLHNFQDEAEDDEGTEEDADLGVTLALAWALTFCLVSFCSPDVKADWCDTLHSKIQAARARAGCASSCPDILMKVLGGITATKTLIGGGMEQFENFDGDVNSSSQLLNNQEDKLMQTLETKWNLVRKLRKGSSFISRAAQADAKTQLFGRPLCKVCPDDNSLPKPITEILVLLRKRGPSTEGVFRKPCNNKNMRELRERLNNGLEVDMKAQPVALLVGLLKSFLKELPRSLLVCNLYKDWMTALEMEDSQQREHELRSVGDKLPRPNKLLLQHLVCVLHHILDNVEHNKMDAYNLAVCIAPTLLQMEVIPLDDQKETMKKVTKLTQFLIEHCEILGDNIPHLLDTDEDSVSSQHHDSAYDSTDPDGDGEVGRSGSSPSLSLSVTISTCSSDVVFNSKPAVTRRCSEPIILPFVDEVNLCGHSRSHDDCSVENFVEQSLKKQISEGSFWQRPGSSLSKLSSCSNLDRFSYIGNQRMGCSSSSLESAASHQSEGSVFTSSPAGSPPCSRRTNHSEVAPPRLQQDLTGLNSDEMKRSSSLRAACKVLLRTRSLGFGRHSLKKERHNDKVCEPLQEDSQSEALSPAQPKRRPLSAIEVFRQVDSRLPCRPPPYEQAVHSVPLAPEYASMTVYDAIALERRSCPSFENYSFQQRYLDLHYTQEALDSVEHKPVFRQRAMSESVSGRHEAVSQSQSVFEEFPYAKESYV from the exons ATGTCCAGCTATCGCCTCAAGCATCGAGTGATACTGGAGGACATCTGGCTTCACAATTTCCAAGATGAGGCAGAGGATGATGAGGGGACAGAGGAGGATGCGGATCTCGGCGTGACCCTTGCCTTAGCCTGGGCCCTTACTTTTTGTCTAGTGTCTTTTTG TTCTCCTGATGTGAAGGCAGACTGGTGTGATACCCTCCACAG TAAAATCCAAGCGGCAAGAGCCAGGGCTGGTTGTGCCTCCTCATGTCCGGACATCCTCATGAAGGTGTTAGGTGGCATCACTGCA ACTAAAACTCTCATTGGAGGTGGCATGGAGCAGTTTGAAAACTTTGAT GGAGATGTAAATAGTTCGTCCCAATTGCTGAATAACCAAGAGGACAAGCTGATGCAGACGCTTG AAACGAAATGGAACTTAGTGAGGAAGCTGAGGAAGGGCTCCAGTTTCATCAGCAGAGCAGCTCAAGCGGACGCCAAGACTCAGCTTTTTGGACGGCCCCTCTGCAAAGTGTGCCCAGATGACAACTCTCTCCCTAAACCCATCACA GAGATACTGGTGTTGCTGAGGAAAAGGGGGCCGTCCACAGAGGGAGTGTTTCGGAAGCCGTGCAACAACAAGAACATGAGGGAGCTCAGAGAAAGGCTCAACAACGGCCTGGAAGTGGACATGAAGGCACAACCTGTTGCTCTGCTGGTCGGGCTGCTCAAA agTTTTTTAAAAGAACTTCCCAGGAGCCTGCTGGTGTGTAACCTTTACAAAGATTGGATGACTGCTCTGGAGATGGAAGATAGCCAGCAGAGAGAACACGAGCTCAGAAG TGTGGGAGACAAACTCCCCAGGCCCAACAAACTCCTCCTGCAGCACCTCGTCTGCGTCCTCCATCACATCCTTGACAATGTTGAGCACAACAAGATGGACGCCTACAACCTGGCGGTGTGCATCGCGCCGACCTTGCTGCAGATGGAGGTCATCCCGCTAGATGATCAGAAGGAGACGATGAAAAAG GTCACAAAGCTCACTCAGTTCCTGATTGAACATTGTGAGATCCTCGGAGATAATATCCCGCACCTCCTGGATACTGATGAAG ACTCGGTATCCTCCCAGCACCATGACTCGGCGTACGACAGTACCGATCCGGACGGAGACGGTGAGGTCGGGAGAAGCGGATCGTCCCCCTCCCTCAGCCTCAGCGTCACAATTTCAACATGCTCATCCGACGTCGTCTTCAATTCCAAGCCTGCCGTGACCCGTCGCTGCTCCGAGCCCATCATCCTTCCCTTTGTGGACGAGGTGAACCTCTGTGGCCATTCCCGGAGTCACGATGACTGCTCTGTTGAGAACTTTGTGGAGCAGTCTTTGAAAAAGCAGATCTCTGAGGGTTCCTTCTGGCAGCGACCTGGGTCGTCTTTGTCAAAACTGAGCAGCTGCTCCAACTTAGACCGGTTTAGCTACATAGGGAATCAAAGGATGGGTTGCTCGAGCTCTTCCCTGGAGAGCGCTGCCTCCCACCAATCCGAGGGCTCGGTATTCACCAGCTCCCCAGCGGGCTCGCCCCCATGCTCAAGGAGAACAAACCACAGCGAGGTGGCACCTCCTAGGCTTCAACAGGACTTAACCGGTTTGAATTCAGATGAGATGAAGCGTTCAAGCTCATTGAGAGCCGCCTGTAAGGTCCTGCTGCGCACAAGGAGCTTAGGCTTTGGCAGGCACAGTCTGAAGAAGGAACGCCACAATGACAAGGTTTGTGAACCACTTCAAGAGGACTCTCAAAGTGAAGCGCTCTCTCCGGCCCAGCCCAAGCGCCGACCGCTGTCAGCCATTGAGGTTTTCAGGCAGGTAGACAGTAGGCTGCCCTGCAGGCCGCCCCCGTACGAGCAGGCGGTGCACAGCGTGCCTCTTGCACCGGAGTACGCTTCCATGACTGTGTATGACGCCATTGCTCTGGAGCGGAGGTCCTGCCCATCTTTTGAGAATTATTCCTTCCAACAGAGGTACCTTGACCTCCATTACACGCAAGAGGCGCTAGATAGTGTTGAGCACAAGCCGGTCTTCCGACAGAGGGCCATGTCCGAGTCAGTGTCTGGTCGACACGAGGCCGTGTCACAGAGCCAATCTGTGTTTGAGGAATTTCCATATGCTAAAGAGTCCTACGTTTGA
- the rsph3 gene encoding radial spoke head protein 3 homolog → MSFVSHCQKDTKATYTFSSRPRPVENRSKYREKPTEKAHSTYGNIMYDRRVIRGNTYAQRFLSTMVQEDLAEMQRHQEIRRATVQKKKTKEQLRSSTPEAVQGRTHNVVQTELYLEELSYNIEVSHIECQTDPLLDRPATPLFIPAKSGNDVATQIVEGELFDFDREVQPLLEVLVGKTIEQSLLEVMEEEELACLRTQQRAFEELRNAELAELQRLQERERRHREEKERRIAQQREALRMEKETVEKIAAQAYTQQYLADLVPTVFKSLRINGYFYDRVEKDIERNLFPWLMAEVNNKLEKRNTARQILDTIIHDVALKKLPLYTQLESRLETSRLVFLKK, encoded by the exons atgtcttttgtttcacattGCCAGAAAGACACAAAGGCAACGTACACTTTCTCGAGTCGGCCCAGGCCTGTGGAGAACCGCTCCAAATACAGAGAAAAGCCGACAGAAAA GGCACACAGTACTTATGGAAACATCATGTATGATCGCCGTGTCATCAGGGGAAACACTTATGCCCAACGCTTTCTATCAACT ATGGTGCAGGAAGACCTCGctgaaatgcaaagacacCAAGAAATAAGGAGGGCCAcagttcaaaaaaagaaaaccaaggaACAGCTGCGGTCTTCCACTCCGGAGGCCGTACAAGGCAGAACGCACAATGTTGTGCAAACGG AACTTTATCTGGAAGAGTTGAGCTACAACATTGAGGTTTCACACATCGAGTGTCAAACTGATCCTCTCCTGGACAGACCAGCAACGCCGCTTTTTATACCCGCCAAATCGGGCAACGATGTTGCAACACAAATAGTAGAGGGGGAG TTGTTCGACTTTGACAGAGAAGTGCAGCCCTTGCTGGAGGTGCTGGTGGGGAAGACCATTGAGCAGTCTCTGCTGGAggtgatggaggaggaggagctggcCTGTCTGAGGACCCAGCAGAGGGCCTTTGAGGAGCTCCGCAATGCCGAGTTGGCTGAGCTGCAGCGCCTACAGGAGCGAGAGAGGCGCCACAGGGAGGAAAAG GAGCGCCGTATTGCCCAACAGAGGGAAGCACTAAGGATGGAAAAAGAGACTGTGGAAAAGATTGCAGCACAAGCCTACACCCAGCAGTACTTGGCTGATCTTGTCCCAACAGTTTTTAAGTCCCTCAGGATCAACGGCTACTTCTATGACCGAGTGGAGAAAG ATATTGAGAGAAACCTTTTCCCATGGCTAATGGCTGAGGTGAACAACAAATTAGAAAAGAGAAATACTGCAAGGCAAATACTGGATA